From the Anaerobaca lacustris genome, one window contains:
- a CDS encoding TolB family protein, whose product MRKRLAVSSLLLVAAAGVWAGVAGLSGRPEAIDSFGQIDRRPRIEPDHTDVVIPPNIAPLNFLVREPGTAYGIRISADQGDPIEVFSRKPAIRIRPRSWHALLEQNRGQEMQIDVFVKAEDGHWNRFQAITNRVAEEDIDRFLVYRKMHPTHLRVKGKIDIAVRDLTSFRESVLLSSDSSENGCINCHAFAGNRSDKMLLGVRSPRFGVGTLLVDGATVRQIDAKFGYTSWHPSGQLAVYSVNNLPMFYHSSRNEVRDTVDLASFLACYSNDGKRIDVEPNLARKEHLENWPAWSGDGKHLYFCSSPMLWPRDTPSPPPLYDQVRYSLMRISYDLDSNRWGELETVLSSKDTGKSIAMVRCSPDGRWLSFCMCDYGYFPAWQAGSDLYLMDLTARDEDGRFPYRRLEISSDTSESWQTWSSNSRWIVFSSKRLHGVFTRLFISYVDPDGTVHKPFVLPQKDPAFYGSCLLTFNTAELVTDRPAATGETLARVYRSPDKLAVEMPITMATPKAGQPASEAAWQAQRE is encoded by the coding sequence GTGCGCAAACGCCTTGCTGTCAGTTCGCTGCTTCTGGTCGCCGCCGCCGGGGTCTGGGCGGGCGTTGCCGGCCTGTCAGGCCGGCCTGAAGCCATCGACAGCTTCGGCCAGATCGACCGCCGACCCCGGATCGAGCCCGACCACACCGACGTGGTGATCCCGCCCAACATCGCTCCGCTGAACTTCCTGGTTCGCGAGCCGGGCACAGCATACGGCATCCGAATCTCCGCCGACCAAGGCGATCCGATTGAGGTCTTTAGCAGAAAGCCCGCCATTCGAATCCGTCCAAGGTCCTGGCACGCCCTGCTGGAGCAAAATCGCGGCCAAGAGATGCAAATCGACGTCTTCGTCAAGGCCGAAGACGGCCACTGGAATCGCTTCCAGGCCATCACCAACCGAGTTGCCGAGGAGGACATCGACCGCTTTCTGGTCTATCGCAAAATGCATCCGACACACCTGCGGGTCAAAGGCAAAATCGATATCGCGGTCCGGGACCTGACCAGCTTTCGCGAGTCGGTGCTGCTCAGCAGCGACAGTTCCGAAAACGGCTGCATCAACTGCCATGCCTTTGCCGGCAATCGCAGCGACAAGATGCTGCTGGGCGTGCGGTCGCCCAGGTTCGGCGTCGGCACGCTCCTGGTTGATGGTGCGACGGTCCGTCAGATCGACGCCAAGTTCGGCTACACCTCCTGGCACCCCAGCGGGCAACTGGCCGTCTACTCGGTCAACAACCTGCCGATGTTCTACCATTCCAGCCGGAACGAGGTGCGCGACACCGTCGATCTCGCGTCGTTTCTGGCCTGTTACTCCAATGACGGCAAGCGCATAGACGTCGAGCCGAACCTCGCCCGCAAGGAGCATCTGGAGAACTGGCCCGCCTGGTCGGGCGATGGCAAGCACCTCTATTTCTGCAGCAGCCCGATGCTGTGGCCCAGGGACACACCGAGTCCGCCGCCGCTGTATGACCAGGTCAGGTACAGCCTGATGCGGATCTCGTACGATCTCGACAGCAACCGCTGGGGCGAGCTGGAAACCGTGCTCTCATCGAAAGATACGGGCAAGAGCATCGCGATGGTCCGGTGCAGCCCCGATGGGCGATGGCTGTCGTTCTGCATGTGCGATTACGGCTATTTCCCTGCCTGGCAGGCCGGCAGCGACCTGTACTTGATGGACCTGACGGCCCGCGACGAAGACGGCAGATTCCCCTACCGCCGCCTCGAAATCAGCAGCGACACGAGCGAATCGTGGCAGACCTGGTCGAGCAACAGCCGGTGGATCGTTTTCAGCAGCAAGCGTCTCCACGGGGTGTTCACCCGGCTGTTCATCAGCTACGTCGATCCCGACGGGACCGTCCACAAGCCGTTCGTCCTGCCCCAGAAGGACCCGGCGTTCTACGGATCCTGCCTCCTGACGTTCAACACGGCCGAATTGGTCACCGACCGGCCCGCCGCCACCGGCGAAACGCTGGCCAGGGTCTACCGAAGCCCCGACAAGCTGGCCGTCGAAATGCCCATCACCATGGCCACCCCGAAGGCCGGCCAGCCCGCCTCGGAGGCCGCCTGGCAGGCCCAGCGGGAATAG
- a CDS encoding PA14 domain-containing protein — translation MKKSILLMLLVSLALSTVSSAEVLREIWWVGANIDQAIALVNSGTPADQIDILDEPTWVDIADNYVARMSGWLTIPATGEYTFYVSGDDYQRLYVSQDDNPANAEMVAFVDGWTASQEWTKYASQKAQPMMLQEGQVLAVYGIMQEGGGGDGQDWGWTGPGVEAITLIPGDLFVIDYEVTAPAKARVVTPADGATGVIDAVANWYMPDGAEGVVYDLYVGIDPDNLFVFAEGIVETTVFGGTAGIELDFGTTYYWRVDADGTPGRVWSFTTEAMAFAVPNIIATSNGTPQEGSEPAKAVDGRISTEATDQWLATPPEGEVLWIQFELPRVHKMYDMAVFNSNTQFEALLGYGAKDVTIEYSADGDAWEVFGDVELARAAETTINLDGIGARFIRLTINSNWGGLFADSGLTEVRMTYVPAYVRFPSLADGATGVDPDVVLSWQAGRGAVAHNVYVGTDELALAGVVAGNSFAPDLVYGMPYYWKVDADDGAAIWEGDVLSFTTREFDTIASGLILEYDNSIEPFYSEVALTAEDGMDLAAYGASTLRVAFRGATKDAADIYVAIEDMDGQVAVIPNPTPTMPAAPGLLREIWWGDASIDEAIALVNSGVPANQMDVLEEPTWVDIADNYVARMSGWLTIPATGEYTFYVAGDDSQRMYVSQDDNPANAVLVAYVDGWTASQAWTTYASQRAEPMMLEEGQVLAVYGIMQEGGGGDGQDFGWTGPGFDEVTVIPGEYWMHSSPQTWNLALGDIAGVDLANVASLAIGAGNRLDPAADGAGVIMVNSISIGTPISHNVLADVTGPGDAVQGVPNDGDWPGGEHPALAIDNNVATKFLHFKGDEGPSGICVTPAVGPTVVTGLTLTTANDVPGRDPITFELYGSNDGIDGPYTLIASGDILDFAGEVEWPRFTKNATPITFENDVVYTSYQLLFPDIRGPVGGSVNSMQIAEIELIGVASW, via the coding sequence ATGAAGAAGTCAATATTGTTGATGCTGTTGGTGTCTCTGGCACTGTCGACGGTGTCATCGGCCGAGGTATTGCGAGAGATCTGGTGGGTCGGGGCAAACATTGACCAAGCCATCGCGCTGGTCAACAGCGGAACGCCCGCCGATCAGATCGACATCCTGGATGAGCCGACCTGGGTGGACATCGCCGACAACTACGTCGCCAGGATGAGCGGCTGGCTGACCATCCCGGCCACCGGCGAGTACACCTTCTATGTTTCCGGCGATGACTACCAGAGACTGTATGTCAGCCAGGACGACAATCCGGCCAACGCCGAGATGGTCGCCTTCGTGGACGGCTGGACCGCCTCGCAAGAGTGGACCAAGTACGCCAGCCAGAAGGCCCAGCCGATGATGCTCCAGGAAGGCCAGGTCCTGGCCGTCTACGGCATCATGCAGGAAGGCGGTGGCGGCGACGGTCAGGACTGGGGCTGGACCGGTCCCGGAGTCGAAGCCATCACGCTCATCCCCGGCGACCTGTTCGTCATCGATTATGAGGTGACCGCGCCGGCCAAGGCGAGAGTGGTTACGCCGGCAGACGGCGCTACCGGCGTCATTGACGCTGTCGCGAACTGGTACATGCCCGACGGTGCCGAGGGCGTGGTGTACGACCTGTACGTCGGCATCGATCCGGACAATTTGTTCGTGTTCGCCGAAGGCATCGTCGAAACGACCGTGTTCGGCGGAACAGCCGGGATCGAGCTCGACTTCGGAACGACCTACTATTGGCGCGTCGACGCAGACGGCACCCCAGGCCGGGTCTGGAGCTTCACCACCGAGGCGATGGCGTTCGCCGTACCGAACATCATCGCCACAAGCAACGGCACCCCGCAGGAGGGTTCCGAACCGGCAAAGGCCGTTGACGGCAGGATCTCGACGGAAGCCACGGATCAATGGCTGGCCACTCCGCCCGAAGGCGAGGTCCTCTGGATTCAGTTCGAATTGCCGCGGGTCCACAAAATGTACGACATGGCGGTCTTCAACTCGAACACGCAGTTCGAAGCCCTGCTGGGCTATGGCGCCAAGGACGTCACCATCGAATACTCTGCCGACGGTGACGCATGGGAGGTCTTCGGCGACGTGGAACTGGCTCGGGCCGCCGAGACAACCATCAATCTGGACGGCATCGGAGCCAGGTTCATCCGTCTGACGATCAACTCGAACTGGGGCGGTCTGTTTGCCGATTCCGGTCTGACCGAAGTCCGGATGACCTATGTTCCCGCCTACGTGCGTTTCCCAAGCCTGGCCGACGGCGCGACGGGGGTCGACCCGGACGTCGTTCTCAGTTGGCAGGCTGGACGCGGCGCGGTTGCCCATAACGTCTATGTGGGCACCGACGAACTCGCGCTGGCGGGCGTGGTCGCCGGAAACAGCTTCGCCCCCGACTTGGTGTACGGCATGCCGTACTACTGGAAGGTGGACGCCGACGACGGCGCCGCCATCTGGGAAGGCGATGTGCTGAGCTTCACCACGCGTGAGTTCGACACCATCGCCAGCGGACTGATCCTGGAATACGACAACTCGATCGAGCCGTTCTATAGCGAGGTCGCTCTGACCGCGGAGGACGGCATGGATCTGGCCGCCTACGGCGCCAGCACCCTGCGGGTGGCCTTCAGGGGCGCCACCAAGGACGCCGCCGACATCTATGTCGCCATCGAGGACATGGACGGGCAAGTGGCCGTCATCCCGAACCCGACGCCGACCATGCCGGCGGCTCCCGGCCTGTTGCGGGAGATCTGGTGGGGTGACGCGAGTATCGATGAGGCCATCGCGCTCGTCAACAGCGGTGTCCCCGCGAATCAGATGGACGTCCTCGAGGAGCCGACCTGGGTGGATATTGCCGACAACTACGTCGCCAGGATGAGCGGCTGGCTGACTATCCCGGCCACTGGCGAGTACACCTTCTACGTCGCCGGCGATGACTCCCAGAGGATGTACGTAAGTCAGGACGACAATCCGGCCAACGCCGTACTCGTCGCCTATGTGGACGGCTGGACCGCTTCGCAGGCGTGGACCACATACGCCAGCCAGAGGGCCGAGCCAATGATGCTCGAAGAGGGCCAGGTCCTGGCCGTCTACGGCATCATGCAGGAGGGCGGCGGCGGCGACGGTCAGGACTTCGGCTGGACCGGCCCGGGGTTTGACGAAGTCACGGTCATTCCCGGCGAGTACTGGATGCACTCCAGCCCGCAGACGTGGAACCTGGCGCTGGGAGACATCGCCGGTGTGGATCTGGCCAATGTCGCGAGCTTGGCGATTGGCGCCGGTAACCGGCTCGATCCGGCCGCCGACGGCGCCGGTGTGATCATGGTCAACTCGATCAGCATCGGCACGCCGATCAGCCATAACGTGCTGGCCGACGTCACCGGTCCGGGCGACGCGGTCCAAGGCGTTCCGAACGACGGCGACTGGCCCGGAGGCGAGCATCCGGCACTGGCGATCGACAACAACGTCGCCACCAAGTTCCTGCATTTCAAGGGCGATGAAGGGCCCAGCGGCATTTGCGTCACGCCCGCCGTTGGCCCGACCGTGGTCACGGGCCTGACACTGACGACGGCCAATGACGTGCCCGGACGCGATCCCATCACCTTCGAGCTCTATGGCTCGAACGACGGGATCGATGGGCCGTACACCCTGATCGCCAGCGGCGACATCCTCGACTTCGCCGGGGAGGTCGAGTGGCCTCGCTTCACCAAGAACGCCACGCCGATCACGTTCGAAAACGACGTGGTGTACACCAGCTACCAGCTTCTGTTCCCGGACATTCGCGGTCCGGTCGGCGGCTCGGTCAACAGCATGCAGATCGCCGAGATCGAGCTGATCGGTGTCGCCTCCTGGTAG